The Anolis carolinensis isolate JA03-04 chromosome 1, rAnoCar3.1.pri, whole genome shotgun sequence genome window below encodes:
- the dusp19 gene encoding dual specificity protein phosphatase 19, which yields MHSLTQEIRSFSKTNLRRQCTRVTTLTGRRLIETWKDARLQAVEVADSKDGGAACGYVQDLSLDLQVGLLKPWLLLGSQDAAHDLDTMKKYRVTHVLNVAYGVENPFPEDFTYKSIPILDLPETDIISYFPECFEFIEEVKLKDGVVLVHCNAGVSRAATIVIGFLMHSEGLDFTSAFSLVKNARPAICPNPGFMEQLRKYQQLNNNKCGNLNDSD from the exons ATGCACTCGCTCACCCAGGAGATCCGCTCCTTCTCCAAGACCAACCTGCGCAGGCAATGCACCCGGGTGACCACTCTAACCGGGAGGAGGCTCATCGAGACCTGGAAGGATGCGCGGCTGCAGGCGGTGGAGGTGGCCGACAGCAAGGACGGCGGGGCCGCCTGCGGATACGTGCAGGACCTCAGCCTGGACCTCCAAGTCGGGCTCCTCAAGCCCTGGCTGCTTCTAG GATCACAAGATGCAGCTCATGATCTCGACACAATGAAAAAATACAGG GTCACCCATGTTCTAAATGTAGCTTATGGAGTTGAAAATCCCTTCCCTGAGGACTTTACATACAAGAGCATCCCTATCTTGGATCTTCCTGAGACTGATATTATCTCCTATTTCCCTGAATGTTTTGAATTTATTGAGGAAGTTAAATTAAAG GATGGCGTGGTGCTTGTTCACTGCAATGCCGGAGTTTCCCGTGCAGCAACCATTGTAATCGGCTTCCTAATGCACTCAGAAGGACTCGACTTTACCAGTGCCTTTTCTTTGGTGAAAAATGCAAGGCCTGCTATTTGTCCAAATCCTGGTTTTATGGAGCAACTCCGGAAATATCAACAGTTGAATAACAACAAATGTGGGAACTTAAATGATTCAGACTGA